In the Elizabethkingia bruuniana genome, AAGATGAAATAGCTATAGAAAGCTGCTTTTTCGATTCCGAAGAAGTACAAATGATGATGCCTCTGCATATCCCTAATTATACAGATTTCTACAGCAGCATAGATCATGCAACCAATGTAGGTTCACTTTTCCGTGATCCGGAAAATGCGCTTTTTCCAAACTGGAAACATCTTCCTGTAGGCTATCACGGAAGAGCTTCTTCAATTGTAGTTTCCGGAATTGATATCCACAGACCAAAAGGGCAAATGAAACCTGCAGATCAGGATAAACCAATATTCGGTCCGTCTAAACAATTGGATTTCGAACTGGAAATGGCTTTCATTACCAATAAAGACACCGAGATGGGTGAATCTATCTCTACAAAAGATGCAGAAGATGCTATTTTTGGAATGGTAATCTTCAATGACTGGAGCGCAAGAGATATCCAATCTTGGGAATACGTTCCTCTGGGGCCATTCTTAGGCAAGAATTTCGGATCTTCTATCTCTCCGTGGATTGTGACACTGGAAGCACTGGACATATTCCGTATAGAGTCACCTAAGCAAGATCCTGAAGTATTGGAATATCTTCAGTTCGAAGGAAACAAAAATTTTGATATACAGCTGGAGGTTTATATTCAGCCCGAAAACGGCGCCGAAAACCTTATTTCTGAGAGTAATTACAAATATATGTACTGGAATATGGCTCAGCAACTTGCTCATCATACTATAAACGGATGTAATATTGAAGTTGGTGATATGTATGCCAGTGGTACAATATCCGGAAAAGACCCTAAATCATTTGGTTCTATGCTGGAACTAACATGGAGGGGGGCTAATCCAATAAAACTTTCCGATGGTACAGAGCGTAAATTCATCGAAGATAATGACACTGTTATCATGAGAGCATATAACGAAAAAGATGGCAAACGTGTAGGCTTCGGCGAAGTAAAAGCAAAAATACTCCCAGCAACTTAGAGAAAGTTACACTAGTTATAGATGTTATAAAGCTATATGGGAATTCATTATAGATCATGACTGATATTAAATCTCATAAAGATCTGAAAGTATGGCAAGAATCGATGGATCTTGTCACAGACATCTACGAGTTAGTACAAAACTTTCCTGCTGAAGAAAAATATAATCTTACATCACAAATAAAAAGAAGTGCAGTTTCAATTCCTTCTAATATTGCAGAAGGAGCAGGGCGAAAATCTAATTTAGAATTTATACAGTTTTTAAATATTGCATCGGGTTCTCTTTCAGAGCTTGAGACACAATTAGAAATAGCATTAAGATTAAAATTTATTACAGAAAATGAAGAGTTATTTAAAAAGATAATTTTCATCAGAATCATGATTACTAATCTGAAAAAATCTCTGAGTAATAAACCTTCATCGCCTTTATAACTATATAACCCATTTAACCATTTTAATGAAGTCAATTCTGCCACAAGATATACCCGGACAACAATTACAAACAATAATGCAGACTGCAATAGCGCCAAGGCCTATTGCCTTTGCAAGTACTGTAGACGCTGAAGGTAATGTAAACCTAAGTCCATTTAGCTTTTTCAACATGTTCAGTACTAAGCCTCCGATTATTATTTTTTCACCTTCCCGAAGGGTAAGGGATAATACCACAAAACATACACTGCATAATGTACATAATACTCCTGAAGTAGTAATCGGAATTGTAAATTTCCCGATTGTACAACAGGTCTCTTTGGCAAGTACAGAATATGAGGAAGGTGTAAATGAGTTTATAAAAGCAGGATTAACAATGAAGCCTGCTGACCTTGTAAAACCTCCATTAATCGCTGAATGTCCGGTAAATTTCGAATGCAAAATCAATGAAATAAAATCATTAGGGGAAGAAGGTGGCGCCGGAAATCTGGTGATATGTGAAGTTATAAAAATTCATATCCGTGAAGAATACCTGAATGAAGAAGGAAATCTGGACCAGAGAAAACTGGACCTGGTTGCCCGGTTAGGAGGAAACTGGTATTCCCGTAATACAGCGGACAATCTTTTTGAAGTTCCGAAGCCTTTAGTAACTAAAGGAATTGGTCTTGACAAATTACCCGAACAAATAAGATACAGTATTGTTTTTACCGGAAATGACCTTGGAATGCTGGCTAATATCGAATCCTTGCCGGAAGGAAGTTTCAGCGATCAGAAAGAGATTCACGAGAAGGCTCAGGAATTATTATTAAAAAATAATATTGAAGAAGCCTGGAAAATTTTAAAAATCAGTTAATATGAAAAATATTGCAATACTTGCATTTGGTCTTGCTTCAGGCTTATATTTCTCTCAGGAAATAAAGGAAGCAAGAATTAAAGAAATTGTATCAACATTAGCCTCTGATGAGATGAAGGGCAGAAAATTTGGTACTGAAGAAAATCTGAAAGCTGCCCAGTATATTGCTGAGCAATTCAAACTAAACAAGCTGGATTACTGCTATGGTGATTCCTATCTTGTGCCTTTTACTTATAAAGATGGAAAAACTTATTACAATGTATGTGGTGTAAAAAAAGGAACTGAGGACAGCTATATCGCTTTCGGAGCTCATTTTGACCACATTGGAGAGGCAAAAGAAGGTGAAGATAAAATCTTTAATGGTGCAGATGATGATGCCAGCGGTGTAAGTACAGTTATCGGTTTATCCGATTATTACAAAGGAAAAAAAACCAAGGAAGGGCTTATTTTTATGGCCTTTAATGGTGAAGAAATAGGATTAGTGGGTTCTAAATATCTGGCTAATGACGAAAAATTCCAAACTTATATCCCTAAAATAAAAGCTTTATTCAATTTCGAAATGCTGGGAACACCTTCTGCTTTTGGATTAAATAAAGTGTATATGACAGGACATGATCAGTCTGACCTGGATGAAATCATTAACGCCAATGCTCCCAAAGGCTTCGAAGTTGCTCCTGACCCTTATTTATCAGAGAAACTATTCTTCCGTTCCGATAATGTGAATTTTGTGAAGAAAGGTATTGTTGCCCACTCCTTCTCTACAGTAGATATGGAGCATCAAAATCATTACCATCAGGTAAATGATGATATCAATGTCATCAACACTCAGAACCTTACTCAGATTGTTAACAGTTTTGCCAAAACAATTGATCAGCTGATGAAAAAAGATTTTAAACCTAAGTATGTAAAGCCACTTCAATAAATAAAAAAGGATGAATAATTTCATCCTTTTTATTTTTACAATAAGCGGTTAAGCTTTGATATCCTTTATAAAGAATTATTAAGAAACTCTGTCGAGTAGTTAACTACTTTTTCTAAATCCTCTGGTAAAGCATCGCTATTCCATGGTTCTCTTCCACCGAAAACATGATCT is a window encoding:
- the fahA gene encoding fumarylacetoacetase; translated protein: MKSFVENSESTDFSIYNIPFGVAVFNQEYIACATRIGNQVIDLATLYDEGYFENIEGLDDNIFEAYTLNPFIELGKPVTTKVRERIQELLTEGSTLSKDEIAIESCFFDSEEVQMMMPLHIPNYTDFYSSIDHATNVGSLFRDPENALFPNWKHLPVGYHGRASSIVVSGIDIHRPKGQMKPADQDKPIFGPSKQLDFELEMAFITNKDTEMGESISTKDAEDAIFGMVIFNDWSARDIQSWEYVPLGPFLGKNFGSSISPWIVTLEALDIFRIESPKQDPEVLEYLQFEGNKNFDIQLEVYIQPENGAENLISESNYKYMYWNMAQQLAHHTINGCNIEVGDMYASGTISGKDPKSFGSMLELTWRGANPIKLSDGTERKFIEDNDTVIMRAYNEKDGKRVGFGEVKAKILPAT
- a CDS encoding flavin reductase family protein; its protein translation is MKSILPQDIPGQQLQTIMQTAIAPRPIAFASTVDAEGNVNLSPFSFFNMFSTKPPIIIFSPSRRVRDNTTKHTLHNVHNTPEVVIGIVNFPIVQQVSLASTEYEEGVNEFIKAGLTMKPADLVKPPLIAECPVNFECKINEIKSLGEEGGAGNLVICEVIKIHIREEYLNEEGNLDQRKLDLVARLGGNWYSRNTADNLFEVPKPLVTKGIGLDKLPEQIRYSIVFTGNDLGMLANIESLPEGSFSDQKEIHEKAQELLLKNNIEEAWKILKIS
- a CDS encoding four helix bundle protein, coding for MTDIKSHKDLKVWQESMDLVTDIYELVQNFPAEEKYNLTSQIKRSAVSIPSNIAEGAGRKSNLEFIQFLNIASGSLSELETQLEIALRLKFITENEELFKKIIFIRIMITNLKKSLSNKPSSPL
- a CDS encoding M28 family peptidase — translated: MKNIAILAFGLASGLYFSQEIKEARIKEIVSTLASDEMKGRKFGTEENLKAAQYIAEQFKLNKLDYCYGDSYLVPFTYKDGKTYYNVCGVKKGTEDSYIAFGAHFDHIGEAKEGEDKIFNGADDDASGVSTVIGLSDYYKGKKTKEGLIFMAFNGEEIGLVGSKYLANDEKFQTYIPKIKALFNFEMLGTPSAFGLNKVYMTGHDQSDLDEIINANAPKGFEVAPDPYLSEKLFFRSDNVNFVKKGIVAHSFSTVDMEHQNHYHQVNDDINVINTQNLTQIVNSFAKTIDQLMKKDFKPKYVKPLQ